The following proteins are encoded in a genomic region of bacterium:
- a CDS encoding prepilin-type N-terminal cleavage/methylation domain-containing protein: MQTNLKTKGFTLIELLVVIAIIVILAAILFPVFAAAREKARLASCTSNMGQLGRGFMLYAGDWNEHFPSDAWVGNCSPCDEIAYPNLGSLWTYTKNIQIYHCPSNYKKVHKLRWKAGASEWFDGRIAQVTYTINYTLVKKSLAYVNFPSDTFLLYDESATTVNDGSYVPTTYDINGDQHTGGAVVLSTDGHAQSYPLNSIGNSTTKGSLYCRYKATRRVLNSRWQDGCP; this comes from the coding sequence ATGCAAACCAATCTCAAAACAAAAGGTTTCACACTAATTGAATTGCTGGTGGTGATAGCGATTATCGTTATCTTGGCGGCGATTCTCTTTCCTGTCTTTGCCGCAGCCAGGGAAAAGGCGCGCTTGGCCTCTTGCACGAGCAATATGGGCCAGCTTGGCCGTGGTTTTATGCTATATGCTGGAGATTGGAACGAACACTTTCCTAGTGATGCTTGGGTTGGCAATTGCAGCCCATGTGATGAAATCGCTTATCCAAATTTGGGCAGTCTGTGGACATACACCAAGAATATACAGATTTACCACTGCCCATCCAACTATAAAAAAGTGCATAAATTGCGCTGGAAGGCGGGTGCTTCCGAGTGGTTCGATGGCAGAATCGCCCAAGTCACTTATACGATAAATTACACTTTAGTCAAAAAATCATTGGCGTATGTAAATTTCCCTTCTGACACCTTCCTGCTCTATGATGAGAGCGCTACCACCGTCAATGATGGTTCATATGTTCCGACTACTTACGATATTAATGGTGATCAACATACTGGCGGTGCTGTCGTCCTCTCAACTGACGGTCATGCGCAGAGTTATCCTTTAAATTCTATCGGAAACTCGACCACTAAAGGTTCCCTCTATTGCCGTTACAAGGCTACCCGAAGAGTGCTAAACAGCCGCTGGCAAGACGGTTGTCCGTAG
- the pyrE gene encoding orotate phosphoribosyltransferase — protein sequence MSTTIETMFLESGAILKGHFKLSSGKHSGTYFEKFRILERPQYLGPCCEQLAERFAESQVELVAGPTVGGVLIAYEVARHLKTNAIYIEREGEKRALRRGASFPKGTRVLVVDDVLTTGLSVQEMIDCLRALEAEVVGVGLLVDRSGKPIDFGVRTEALWTTPAESYEPDKCPLCDSGIPLNSPGSRHTP from the coding sequence ATGTCGACAACGATTGAGACAATGTTCCTTGAAAGCGGAGCGATCCTAAAAGGCCATTTTAAGCTGTCGTCCGGCAAGCATAGCGGAACCTATTTCGAAAAGTTCAGGATTTTAGAACGGCCTCAATACCTCGGTCCGTGCTGTGAACAGCTTGCTGAGCGCTTTGCCGAATCACAAGTCGAGTTAGTCGCCGGCCCAACGGTTGGCGGGGTGCTTATCGCCTACGAAGTTGCGCGCCATCTTAAAACTAATGCTATCTATATCGAGCGTGAAGGCGAAAAGCGAGCTTTGCGTCGAGGCGCTTCTTTCCCAAAAGGAACTCGTGTCTTAGTTGTCGATGACGTCTTGACAACGGGTCTATCAGTCCAAGAGATGATCGATTGTCTGAGAGCTTTGGAGGCAGAAGTGGTCGGTGTCGGACTGCTTGTTGACCGTTCGGGCAAGCCAATCGATTTTGGCGTACGAACGGAAGCCTTGTGGACGACTCCTGCAGAAAGCTACGAGCCTGATAAATGCCCACTCTGCGACTCCGGAATCCCTCTCAACTCACCAGGCTCCCGTCACACACCCTAG
- the trpA gene encoding tryptophan synthase subunit alpha: MSRIFQHFQNLKSKNEAALVAYVTVGDPDYEISKRAVCTLIEAGVDVVELGIAFSDPLADGPVIQAAAQRALLAGTTPAHTLKLVKELRADYQTPLIAMTYFNPVLQYGLSRFAFDAGQAGLDGVILTDLPPEGASEWLETASQNGLDTIFLLAPTSTDKRIQIVCESGSGFVYCVSRTGVTGSRSDIPPEVSELVSRVRSATDKPVVVGFGISNADHVSQISDFADGAVVGSAIVEFIAKNHTCPDFEAQFSDFVQMLKKGTRRS, encoded by the coding sequence ATGAGTAGAATATTTCAACATTTTCAAAACCTGAAGTCTAAAAACGAAGCCGCCCTAGTTGCTTATGTAACGGTCGGCGATCCTGATTATGAGATTTCCAAAAGAGCTGTCTGTACCTTGATTGAAGCGGGTGTTGATGTCGTGGAACTTGGCATCGCATTCAGCGATCCTCTTGCTGATGGACCGGTCATTCAAGCGGCCGCTCAACGCGCATTGTTGGCGGGCACGACTCCCGCGCATACTTTGAAATTAGTTAAAGAGCTTCGCGCAGACTATCAAACCCCTTTAATCGCGATGACCTACTTCAACCCTGTGCTTCAATATGGACTGAGCCGATTTGCTTTTGATGCGGGTCAAGCCGGACTCGATGGAGTGATCCTCACCGACCTGCCCCCTGAGGGAGCGTCTGAGTGGCTCGAAACCGCTAGTCAGAACGGCTTGGACACCATTTTTCTGCTCGCCCCAACGAGCACTGACAAACGAATTCAAATTGTTTGTGAGTCCGGATCGGGATTTGTCTATTGCGTCTCGCGCACTGGGGTGACAGGATCCCGCAGTGATATTCCTCCAGAAGTGTCCGAGTTAGTATCTCGCGTTCGTTCTGCAACCGATAAACCGGTCGTAGTCGGCTTTGGAATTTCTAATGCGGATCATGTTTCGCAAATTAGCGACTTTGCTGACGGTGCGGTTGTGGGCAGCGCGATAGTTGAATTTATTGCAAAGAACCACACCTGTCCTGATTTCGAAGCTCAGTTTTCAGATTTTGTCCAAATGCTCAAAAAGGGGACGCGGAGAAGTTAA